The following are encoded in a window of Podospora pseudoanserina strain CBS 124.78 chromosome 6, whole genome shotgun sequence genomic DNA:
- a CDS encoding hypothetical protein (BUSCO:EOG09264W1U; COG:S; EggNog:ENOG503NX88) yields MSFTNAPVTRTLVVGLVGASIAASLLDIKHYFYISIGTHILRYHQLWRVLAYQLCYLNSSEVLFGAMALYNMRTIEQRWGSRKYASFILVTALFTSIVPPLILTAFLRPLSFGVLDFLPAGPTPIIFAILAQYHAMIPHMYKYKVALAMGPPTGQDSAALTFSDKSTKYMMAGQLAMSQFPGSLLGAVVGWFVGYAWRNEALPGILTRWRVPGWVVGMRGQKTNAEFENMRRRLESEGASTGTASGIQQQQAGPTEGSNRRRTMGQQLIDEVRGAF; encoded by the exons ATGTCATTCACAAACGCGCCGGTAACGCGCacattggtggtgggattggTTGGCGCATCGATAGCAGCCAGCCTTCTCGACATAAAACACTATTTCTATATCTCCATCGGCACCCATATTCTACGATATCACCAGTTATGGCGGGTCCTGGCGTACCAGCTATGCTATCTCAACTCATCCGAGGTCCTGTTTGGGGCAATGGCTCTATACAATATGAGAACTATTGAGCAGCGGTGGGGCTCAAGAAAATATGCC TCAttcatcctcgtcaccgCACTCTTCACCTCGATCGTGCCACCGCTTATACTGACGGCATTCCTCAGGCCACTGAGTTTTGGTGTGCTAGATTTCCTACCTGCCGGCCCAACACCGATCATATTTGCGATTCTGGCTCAATACCATGCCATGATCCCACACATGTACAAATACAAGGTGGCGCTGGCTATGGGGCCACCAACTGGCCAGGACTCGGCAGCGCTGACCTTCTCAGACAAGTCAACCAAATACATGATGGCAGGGCAGCTGGCCATGTCCCAGTTCCCGGGCTCCCTTCTTGGTGCCGTGGTGGGCTGGTTCGTTGGATACGCCTGGCGCAATGAGGCCCTACCTGGGATTTTGACTCGCTGGCGGGTTcctggttgggttgttggtaTGAGAGGTCAGAAGACCAatgccgagtttgagaaTATGAGAAGGCGGCTGGAAAGTGAAGGGGCCTCAACTGGCACAGCTTCTGGtatccagcaacaacaagctgGCCCAACTGAAGGCAGCAACAGACGGAGGACGATGGGCCAGCAGCTCATCGACGAAGTTCGCGGTGCATTTTAA